CCCCCTGCGTTGGCTGTAATCAGCGATCCACCGGCGAGGGTGGCGGTCAGGGTCAGGAGAGCCGCAGGACGGAAATAACGTGTCATCGCTCTACCGTAGCGTGCCCACCTGTTGACCGTCTGACCGGGCAGCGTGAGACAATCCTTATCCTGAGCAGCACCACGGAACGGTTAGTTCGTTACGGGCTGCCCCCGTCCCACTCGACCGGCTGCTGGTCGCCCTTGATCAGCAACACCGGCACAGGGGCCTGCTGCGCCACCGCCTGCGCCACGCTGCCCATCAGGGCGCGGCCCAGGCCGCTGCGCCCCAGGGTGGTCATCACGATCATCTGCGCGCCCTCCTCGCGGGCCACGTCCAGGATGGCGCGCGAGACGTGGCGGCCCCTGGCGCGCTCGACGATGACCTTGGCTTCCGGCACGCGCTCATGGAGGCGTTGTTCCAGCTCGGCCTTGAGCTCATCCAGGTTGACCTGCGCGGTGGGCACGGCGTAGGCGTACTCGCCGGCGGCGGCCACCACGGGATCGAGCTGGATGCTCAGCACGGTCAGTCGGGTGCCCAGGGCCCGCGCCAGCGCCTTGGCGTGGAGCAGGGCGTGCTGGCCCAGGTCGCTGCCGTCGGTGGTCACGAGAATGTTCTTCAGCGGTGCCGTGGTCATGGTGTCGCCTCCTGAAAAAATGGTGATCCAGCAAAGAAAATTGTGACACTCTCCAGCCGGAAAGGGCGACCGGCTGGCTAGCCCTCTCAGGCCGCCACCCAAAACAAGTATGCTGCCGGTGACCCACCAAAAGAACCGCAGACGTACTGAACGCTGGGCGTCGGGGCACAAGCGCGCGAGAAGAAGACGAACCGTGCTGCCCCACCGCACACCCCCCACTCAACGCACGATCCCAGGAGGCCGACAGATGAACCTCACGCCACAGGAGATCGACCGGCTGCACATCTACGTCGTCGCGGAGCTGGCGCGCAAACGGCAGGGCCGGGGCCTCAAGCTCAACTACCCGGAAGCGGTGTCCCTGATCACCGAGGCGCTGCTGGAGGCGGGCCGCGACGGCCGCACCTCCGATGAATGCGCCGAACTGGGCAAGCAGGTGCTGACCCGCGACGACGTGATGGAGGGCGTGCCCGAACTGATCCGGGTGGTGCAGGTCGAGGTGCTGTTCCCGGACGGCCACAAGCTGGTCACCTGCAATCAGCCCATCCCATGACCGCGCCTGCCGCAGCCGCCGTGCCGCCCACCGCCACTGCGCCGCCCGGCGCCCTGTTGCTCGTCTCCGCCGAGACGGGCGCGGCGCAGATGGAACTCGTCTCACGGTTGAAGGGAACGGCGCAGCCCCACCCGTGGCCGCTTGGCGCCCAGGCCCGCGCGGCCTTGGCCGCCGTGGTGGCCGCCGGGCCGCCCCACGTGGTCGCGGTGCCGCTGACCGTGGGGGCACTGGACCCGCTGCTGGCGGACCTGGGCGCGCTGCTGCGCTGGGCCAGGGTGCGCTGGCCGCAGACGACGTTCCTGCAAGCCGCGCCCTTCGCGTCCCCCGAACACGTGGTCGGCTGGGCGTCCCGGCAGGCAGCGGCGCAGGCCCTGGCCCCCACGCCAGCGCCGCCCGACGAGACGGCGCTGCTGCTGGTGGCCCGGGGCCGCACCCCTGCCGCCAACGCGGAGGTCTGCGCCGCCGCGCGGTTGCTGTGGGAACACCGCGATTACCGGCGGGTCGAGGTGGCCTTCACCGGGGGAGCGCGGCCCACCGTGGCCCAGGGGCTGGACGCCTGCCGGCGGCTGGGGGCGCGGCCGGTGGTGGCCGTGCCCCTGGCCCTCTGCGACGGGCCTTTCTTGCAGGAGGTGCGGGCGCAGGTTGCGGCGGCAGACCCGCAGGCCGCCTGCGCGGGGCCGCTGCTCAGCCCGGCGGGCGCGGCCGCCGTGGTCCGCCAGCGCTACGAGGAGGCGCTGGCGCGCTGGTTTCGCGCGGGCGAAGACGGGCTGGCTTCTGACCACGGGCATGACCATGGTCTTGCCGACGATCCGCTGCGGGCCGGGGACGTCCTGCTGCCGCCGCGCTACCAGGGCGGGCAGCCGGTCAGCGCCGCCCCGATGCGCTCGGCGGCCCTCAAGTACGACGCCCAGGGGCAGGTTGCCTGGAACCAGGTGTGGCAGAGCTTTTGCAACCTGGCACTGGCGGGGGGGCCGCCGCACCGGGGCACGCTGCTCGAGGCCCCCCTGCGCGAGGAGGTCCGCGCGCGGCCGGAAGCCTCGGCGCGGGTCGCCGCCGAGATCGCGCGCGGCCTGCGCCTGATCACCCGGCTGCCGGTGGTCACCGACGCCACCCCCGGCTGGG
The genomic region above belongs to Deinococcus radiopugnans ATCC 19172 and contains:
- a CDS encoding CbiX/SirB N-terminal domain-containing protein — translated: MTAPAAAAVPPTATAPPGALLLVSAETGAAQMELVSRLKGTAQPHPWPLGAQARAALAAVVAAGPPHVVAVPLTVGALDPLLADLGALLRWARVRWPQTTFLQAAPFASPEHVVGWASRQAAAQALAPTPAPPDETALLLVARGRTPAANAEVCAAARLLWEHRDYRRVEVAFTGGARPTVAQGLDACRRLGARPVVAVPLALCDGPFLQEVRAQVAAADPQAACAGPLLSPAGAAAVVRQRYEEALARWFRAGEDGLASDHGHDHGLADDPLRAGDVLLPPRYQGGQPVSAAPMRSAALKYDAQGQVAWNQVWQSFCNLALAGGPPHRGTLLEAPLREEVRARPEASARVAAEIARGLRLITRLPVVTDATPGWVGLVCPQEEMAIWLLRAIVVENVSVRREGSTLFLPAGPGYRVEKEIKNVITAVAKTHHYWTEHRAALS
- a CDS encoding universal stress protein translates to MTTAPLKNILVTTDGSDLGQHALLHAKALARALGTRLTVLSIQLDPVVAAAGEYAYAVPTAQVNLDELKAELEQRLHERVPEAKVIVERARGRHVSRAILDVAREEGAQMIVMTTLGRSGLGRALMGSVAQAVAQQAPVPVLLIKGDQQPVEWDGGSP
- a CDS encoding urease subunit gamma encodes the protein MNLTPQEIDRLHIYVVAELARKRQGRGLKLNYPEAVSLITEALLEAGRDGRTSDECAELGKQVLTRDDVMEGVPELIRVVQVEVLFPDGHKLVTCNQPIP